In one window of Deltaproteobacteria bacterium DNA:
- a CDS encoding CRISPR system precrRNA processing endoribonuclease RAMP protein Cas6, with protein MGGRRGVSLGRKGDRNMAVAATQQLAGLALALDNLPPVTELIADCRAEADVVLPPLPTTSLRGALLPALRDRAPALLEHPGRPLAGAGVTDRAPAALVLAPDTAAVGRRRFELSAGERLAVRLVLIGERAATCADAVVAALRVALAGGIGRARGGGGHVPFALRDVSPAPARAAAPAPARARIQLVTPARIVHGGRVCASLDGAALVAAAVRRADLLARVHGGGRLVPPGRVEPAIDTLGAAIAVAPVRRYSSRQGRAMTWPGLIGHVDVGGPDLPAAWPAIEFAARAGIGKATTFGFGRLSVSAAPDAGAAP; from the coding sequence ATGGGAGGACGTCGAGGAGTATCTCTCGGAAGGAAAGGAGATCGGAACATGGCCGTAGCGGCGACGCAGCAACTTGCCGGCCTCGCTCTCGCCCTCGACAACCTCCCGCCGGTCACCGAGCTCATCGCCGACTGCCGGGCGGAGGCGGACGTCGTGCTGCCGCCGCTGCCGACCACCTCGCTGCGCGGCGCGCTGCTGCCGGCGCTGCGGGACCGCGCGCCCGCGTTGCTCGAGCATCCGGGCCGTCCGCTGGCGGGCGCGGGCGTCACCGATCGCGCTCCCGCTGCGCTCGTGCTCGCGCCCGACACCGCCGCGGTCGGCCGTCGCCGGTTCGAGCTGTCGGCCGGCGAACGGCTGGCGGTGCGGCTGGTGCTCATCGGCGAGCGCGCCGCGACGTGCGCCGACGCGGTCGTCGCGGCGCTGCGCGTCGCGCTCGCCGGCGGCATCGGCCGCGCGCGCGGCGGCGGCGGGCACGTGCCGTTTGCGCTGCGCGACGTGTCGCCGGCGCCCGCGCGCGCCGCGGCGCCGGCGCCCGCGCGCGCGCGCATCCAACTCGTGACGCCCGCGCGCATCGTCCACGGCGGCCGCGTGTGCGCGTCGCTCGACGGCGCCGCGCTCGTCGCGGCCGCGGTTCGCCGCGCCGACCTGCTGGCGCGCGTCCACGGCGGCGGCCGCCTCGTGCCGCCCGGGCGGGTGGAGCCGGCGATCGACACCCTCGGCGCGGCCATCGCGGTCGCGCCGGTGCGCCGCTACTCGAGCCGCCAGGGCCGCGCGATGACGTGGCCGGGGCTCATCGGTCACGTCGACGTCGGCGGCCCGGATCTTCCCGCGGCGTGGCCCGCGATCGAGTTCGCCGCGCGCGCCGGCATCGGCAAGGCGACCACGTTCGGCTTCGGGCGGCTGTCGGTGTCCGCCGCTCCCGACGCCGGCGCGGCGCCGTGA